Proteins co-encoded in one Meiothermus sp. genomic window:
- a CDS encoding molybdenum cofactor biosynthesis protein B, translating into MSESTEKHKAIAKARGPVKIAIVTASDTRTLETDTNYHYLRPEIEALGHQIVGYRIVKDEPEQVAKALDDMVEAGAQIILFNGGTGIAPRDTTYDVLARKIEKPMPGFGELFRMLSYNEVGAAAMLSRATAGTYRQKVVFSTPGSPNAVMVAWTKLIKPELEHLAWEVAR; encoded by the coding sequence ATGTCCGAGAGCACCGAGAAGCATAAGGCAATTGCCAAGGCTCGAGGCCCGGTGAAGATCGCTATTGTAACGGCCTCCGATACCCGTACCCTCGAGACCGACACCAACTACCACTACCTGAGGCCCGAGATCGAGGCCCTGGGCCACCAAATCGTGGGCTACCGCATTGTTAAGGACGAGCCCGAGCAGGTTGCCAAGGCCCTGGACGATATGGTGGAAGCCGGCGCCCAGATCATTTTGTTCAACGGCGGCACCGGCATCGCCCCGCGCGATACCACCTACGATGTGCTGGCCCGCAAGATCGAGAAACCCATGCCGGGCTTTGGCGAGCTATTCCGGATGCTCTCCTACAACGAAGTGGGCGCAGCGGCCATGCTTTCCCGCGCCACTGCGGGAACCTACCGTCAAAAAGTGGTGTTTTCCACGCCGGGCTCGCCCAATGCCGTCATGGTGGCCTGGACCAAGCTGATCAAGCCGGAGCTGGAGCATCTGGCCTGGGAAGTGGCCCGCTAA
- the mutS gene encoding DNA mismatch repair protein MutS produces the protein MTLKGQGPGPLPPLLEQYVELRDAYPDYLLLFQVGDFYEAFGEDAEKLSRALNLTLTHKTAKDFTTPMAGVPVRAVDVHLEKLLRLGFRVAVADQMELAEEADKLVRREVTQLLTPGTVTRENLLKPEANYLAAISTGDGYGLALLDLSTGEFRGSVLYGKSALYDELFRYRPAEVLLAPELFHNEAFLAEFQRRFPVMLSEEGFLGEAGQAALQAQFDPLPAGLEHPALLRSAGAVLAYALRVQPNGLPQVRGFVRYDPGAYMQLSEATLRTLEIYEPSFVGDRSEERTLLGVLGLTRTAPGRRLMRAWLRHPLVEEAPLQARLDAVEALVCDGVLRTEVRKVLYRMHDLERLAARLLAGRAGPRDLSALQRSLSLLPELTDLLRGIGPLSSLSERLPFPAAITEQIAAALVEDPPLKPTEGGLIREGFDPELDELRHRAEEGRNWIAHLEAEEREKTGIPNLKVGYNAVFGYYLEVTRPHYALVPKDWRALQTLKDRMRFSTPELKEQERKILQAETEAVKREYAVFLRLREQVAQAADEVHQAAQVLAELDVYAALAEAAVAYGYSRPRFSHDGTLRIVAGRHPVVERNNSFIPNDLSMSPSARLLVLTGPNMAGKSTYLRQTALIALLAQIGSFVPAESATLPLFDRIYTRIGASDDIAGGRSTFMVEMEELSAILHHATSKSLVLLDEIGRGTSTYDGLALAWAACEHLHDRVGAYTLFATHYFELTALPGRLAAAHNAHVAAKEEAGGLVFYHQVLPGPASKSYGLEVARLAGLPKAVLQRAKAVMAGLEASHQGLPKEVLQELLELDLSRTSPLDALLFLRSLQERLKGVSREVVEAPVS, from the coding sequence ATGACCCTCAAGGGCCAGGGGCCTGGCCCCTTACCACCTTTGCTCGAGCAGTACGTCGAACTGCGAGACGCCTACCCCGACTACCTGTTGCTCTTCCAAGTGGGCGACTTTTACGAGGCGTTTGGTGAAGATGCCGAGAAGCTTTCGCGGGCCTTGAACCTTACCCTTACGCACAAAACCGCCAAGGACTTCACCACCCCCATGGCGGGTGTTCCGGTGCGTGCGGTGGACGTACACCTGGAAAAGCTCCTGAGGCTGGGCTTCCGGGTTGCGGTAGCCGACCAGATGGAGCTGGCCGAAGAGGCCGACAAACTGGTGCGGCGTGAGGTGACCCAACTACTTACGCCCGGCACGGTAACGCGCGAGAACCTTTTGAAGCCTGAGGCCAACTATCTGGCTGCCATCAGCACCGGCGACGGCTATGGTCTGGCCTTGCTAGACCTCTCCACAGGCGAGTTTCGCGGCAGTGTGCTCTATGGCAAGAGCGCCCTGTACGATGAACTCTTTCGCTACCGGCCTGCCGAGGTATTGTTAGCACCCGAGCTTTTTCACAACGAAGCCTTCCTGGCCGAGTTTCAGCGGCGTTTTCCGGTGATGCTCTCGGAAGAGGGCTTTTTGGGCGAGGCGGGGCAGGCGGCCTTGCAAGCGCAGTTCGACCCGCTACCGGCCGGGCTGGAACACCCGGCATTGCTGCGCTCCGCCGGGGCGGTGCTGGCCTATGCCCTGCGGGTGCAGCCGAACGGGCTACCCCAGGTGCGCGGCTTTGTGCGCTACGACCCCGGCGCCTATATGCAGCTGAGCGAGGCTACCTTGCGCACCCTGGAAATCTACGAGCCCAGTTTTGTGGGAGATCGCAGCGAGGAACGCACCTTGCTGGGGGTGCTGGGCCTGACCCGTACCGCGCCCGGGCGGCGCTTGATGCGGGCCTGGTTGCGGCATCCGCTGGTAGAGGAAGCACCGCTGCAAGCCCGGCTGGATGCGGTCGAGGCTCTGGTGTGCGACGGGGTGTTACGAACCGAGGTGCGCAAGGTGCTTTACCGCATGCACGACCTCGAGCGCCTAGCAGCCCGACTCCTGGCCGGGCGGGCCGGCCCCCGCGACCTTTCGGCCTTGCAACGTAGTTTGTCACTCCTGCCCGAGCTGACCGACCTGCTAAGAGGGATAGGGCCGCTCTCGAGCCTGTCTGAACGCTTGCCGTTTCCCGCTGCCATTACCGAGCAGATCGCGGCGGCTTTGGTTGAAGACCCCCCGCTCAAACCCACCGAGGGCGGCCTGATTCGCGAAGGCTTCGACCCCGAACTTGACGAACTGCGTCACCGGGCCGAAGAAGGGCGTAACTGGATTGCCCACCTGGAAGCAGAAGAGCGTGAGAAAACCGGTATTCCCAACCTAAAGGTGGGGTACAACGCGGTGTTTGGGTACTACCTCGAGGTCACCCGCCCGCACTATGCCCTGGTGCCCAAAGACTGGCGGGCTCTCCAGACCCTCAAAGACCGCATGCGCTTTAGTACCCCGGAGCTCAAAGAACAAGAGCGCAAAATCCTACAGGCCGAGACCGAGGCCGTCAAGCGCGAGTATGCGGTGTTTTTGCGGCTACGCGAGCAGGTGGCCCAGGCCGCCGACGAGGTGCACCAGGCGGCCCAGGTTCTGGCCGAGCTGGACGTATATGCGGCGTTGGCCGAGGCCGCGGTGGCCTACGGCTACAGCCGCCCCCGCTTCTCGCACGATGGCACCCTTCGCATTGTGGCCGGGCGGCATCCCGTGGTGGAGCGTAACAATTCCTTCATCCCGAACGACCTTTCCATGAGCCCCTCGGCCCGGCTCTTAGTTCTGACCGGGCCCAACATGGCCGGGAAGTCTACCTACCTACGCCAGACCGCCCTGATTGCCCTGCTGGCCCAGATCGGTTCGTTTGTACCCGCCGAGTCGGCTACCCTGCCCCTCTTCGACCGCATCTACACCCGGATTGGCGCCTCGGACGACATTGCCGGGGGGCGCAGCACCTTCATGGTAGAGATGGAGGAGCTCTCGGCCATCCTGCACCACGCAACCTCCAAGAGCCTGGTTTTGCTGGACGAGATAGGGCGGGGCACCAGCACCTACGACGGCCTGGCCCTGGCCTGGGCGGCTTGCGAGCACCTGCACGACCGGGTAGGGGCCTACACCCTTTTTGCCACCCACTACTTCGAACTTACCGCCTTGCCGGGGCGCCTAGCAGCGGCCCACAACGCCCACGTAGCAGCCAAGGAAGAAGCAGGGGGACTGGTGTTTTATCATCAGGTTCTACCGGGGCCGGCCAGCAAAAGCTACGGGCTCGAGGTAGCGCGGCTGGCGGGGTTGCCCAAAGCGGTCTTGCAGCGGGCAAAGGCTGTGATGGCCGGGCTAGAAGCCAGCCACCAGGGGCTTCCCAAGGAAGTGCTACAAGAGCTGCTCGAGCTCGACCTCTCCCGTACCAGCCCCCTCGATGCGCTGCTTTTTCTGCGGAGTTTGCAGGAGAGGCTCAAAGGCGTATCGCGGGAGGTGGTGGAGGCCCCTGTCAGCTAG
- the mutL gene encoding DNA mismatch repair endonuclease MutL: MIRKLPPELIREIAAGEVVSGPADVVRELLENALDAGATRLYIELWGGGLDKIVVSDNGTGIPQTELALALEHHTTSKLTDLQHIRTLGFRGEGLWAIRQAARVRLTSRPPHQLGGATLTAFQDQLELQEHPAPAGTRVEVSDLFVHLPARRNALEAPAAEGRKVVHLVSRYLLHRPSVALRLVVDGEEKIAHGGGGFEAVVKLLWGSVVANRLLPLEATEGAFRLTGLLSRPELSRPRRDRLLLALNQRPVEWPEPLLQAVLAAYKELLPAGQFPLGVLNLEVPAEHLLINTSPDKSRVKLIRPEAVLGFVSQAVQGMLAAHPLARSLPEPSPLSGPAPVKTRFPRLRYLGSFRGLYLLAESEDELYVVDQHAAHERILYEELTRRYQAESPVELPHPELISLSLGEELNYAERALALEQAGLLLEPFGPGKYRIRTIPAFLAGHPSLIPEVVRGSLGASSFAEAWRGVLARLACLPAIKAGHPLSAASAQALLDTLAECELPWVCPHGRPTALVMSELELARRFGRRGVRAVERSRVEKL; this comes from the coding sequence ATGATTCGTAAACTGCCCCCCGAGCTCATCCGCGAAATTGCCGCCGGCGAAGTGGTCTCGGGGCCTGCCGATGTGGTGCGGGAACTGCTCGAGAACGCCCTGGACGCCGGCGCCACCCGGCTCTATATCGAGCTATGGGGTGGGGGGCTGGACAAGATTGTGGTGAGCGACAACGGGACGGGCATCCCCCAGACCGAGCTGGCCCTGGCCCTAGAACATCACACCACCAGCAAGCTGACCGACCTACAGCACATCCGCACCCTGGGCTTTCGAGGCGAGGGTTTGTGGGCCATCCGGCAGGCCGCCCGTGTGCGGCTTACCTCGAGGCCGCCCCATCAGCTAGGTGGCGCAACCCTAACCGCGTTTCAAGACCAGCTCGAGCTGCAAGAACACCCGGCCCCGGCGGGCACCCGGGTGGAGGTAAGCGATCTGTTTGTCCACCTACCGGCCCGCCGCAACGCCCTCGAGGCCCCTGCCGCCGAGGGGCGCAAGGTGGTGCATCTGGTCTCGCGCTACTTGCTGCACCGCCCGAGCGTTGCCTTACGACTGGTAGTGGATGGTGAGGAAAAAATTGCCCATGGTGGCGGCGGTTTTGAGGCGGTGGTCAAGCTCCTGTGGGGCTCGGTGGTGGCTAACCGACTGTTGCCTTTAGAGGCTACCGAAGGGGCTTTTCGCCTAACCGGCCTGCTCTCGAGACCGGAGCTCTCGCGTCCCCGGCGCGACCGACTGCTGTTGGCCCTCAACCAGCGCCCGGTGGAGTGGCCCGAGCCCTTGCTGCAGGCGGTTCTGGCTGCCTACAAAGAGCTTCTCCCGGCGGGCCAGTTTCCCTTGGGTGTGCTGAACCTGGAGGTTCCCGCCGAGCACCTTTTGATCAACACCTCGCCCGACAAGTCCCGGGTCAAGCTGATCCGGCCCGAGGCCGTTCTGGGCTTTGTCTCCCAGGCCGTGCAGGGCATGCTTGCAGCCCATCCGCTGGCCCGTAGCCTGCCCGAACCTTCGCCGCTAAGCGGCCCTGCACCGGTAAAAACCCGTTTTCCTCGCTTGCGCTACCTGGGCAGCTTCCGCGGGCTATACCTGCTGGCCGAGTCCGAAGACGAGCTCTACGTGGTGGATCAGCACGCTGCACACGAGCGAATCTTGTATGAAGAGCTGACCCGGCGCTACCAGGCAGAGTCGCCCGTGGAGCTTCCCCATCCCGAGCTGATCTCGCTTTCGCTGGGTGAGGAACTGAACTACGCCGAGCGGGCGCTGGCGCTCGAGCAGGCCGGTCTACTCTTGGAGCCGTTTGGCCCCGGCAAGTACCGCATCCGCACCATCCCGGCTTTTTTGGCCGGACACCCCTCGCTGATCCCCGAGGTGGTGCGGGGTAGCCTGGGTGCCTCGAGCTTCGCCGAGGCCTGGCGGGGTGTGCTGGCCCGCCTCGCTTGCTTGCCCGCCATCAAGGCCGGTCATCCGCTTTCTGCTGCTTCGGCCCAGGCCTTGCTGGATACCTTGGCCGAGTGCGAGCTGCCCTGGGTCTGCCCCCACGGGCGGCCAACGGCGTTGGTGATGAGCGAACTCGAGCTGGCCCGGCGCTTTGGGCGGCGTGGCGTCCGGGCAGTGGAGCGCTCCCGAGTTGAGAAGCTCTAA